A window of the Buchnera aphidicola (Aphis glycines) genome harbors these coding sequences:
- the fldA gene encoding flavodoxin FldA, protein MEKIGIFFGSDTGNTEKIAKIVQKKIGKDKSILYDINSASKKDIESFNNLIFGIPTWYYGEVQCDWDDFLPILKTVNCSNKIIALFGCGDQEDYSEYFCDALSVIYKIIKRNKAKIIGQWPTKGYNFDSSKSLLNKEYFMGLILDEDRQSDQTKYRIEKWIKNILVQFY, encoded by the coding sequence ATGGAAAAAATAGGTATTTTTTTTGGAAGTGATACCGGGAACACAGAAAAAATAGCAAAAATTGTTCAAAAAAAAATTGGAAAAGATAAATCTATTTTATATGATATTAACAGTGCTTCTAAAAAAGATATAGAAAGTTTTAACAACTTGATATTTGGTATTCCTACTTGGTATTATGGTGAAGTACAATGTGACTGGGATGACTTTTTGCCTATTTTAAAAACAGTGAATTGTTCTAACAAAATCATTGCTCTTTTTGGTTGTGGAGACCAAGAAGATTACAGTGAATATTTTTGTGATGCACTTAGTGTAATATACAAAATTATTAAAAGAAACAAAGCAAAAATCATTGGTCAATGGCCAACAAAAGGTTATAATTTTGATTCTTCAAAATCTTTGCTAAATAAAGAGTATTTCATGGGACTTATTTTAGACGAAGATCGTCAATCAGATCAAACAAAATATCGCATTGAAAAATGGATAAAAAACATTCTTGTTCAATTTTATTAA